The proteins below are encoded in one region of Caulobacter henricii:
- a CDS encoding PLP-dependent aminotransferase family protein, with the protein MTIWTPTLPPGDAPIYERLLDVLRADITAGALAAGTRLPPQRDLAHRLGLGLGTVTRAYVEAEKAGLVEAHVGRGSFVRGAATRAMAERAESGPINLAHNIAPRGPARARLAESMTRLRRRSDLADHLDYAPSAGHEAQRRSGAAWLARSGGVVGADWTRLVCTAGAQQGLALAFGAVARWGDSVLCEASTFYGVKALAEHMGYGLRGLAMDAEGLRPDALAEAAATGGFKVVMIQPTLQNPTGRIMSEDRRNQIVALARRHDLWIIEDDIYAVYATDAPPPFAVLAPERTFHVSGVSKSLAPGLRTGFLIVPQADLQDRVLRTVRALTYAPPSLGGLIASQWIEDGTADAIVSEVRADMTARLALAREILGPAVEAPMSDSAPHVWLPMSDLEAERLAGRALRRGVEVTPPAAPVVAAGLTTGVRLCLGAAADLETLEQGLRIVSAAVTDVDERLRAVI; encoded by the coding sequence ATGACGATCTGGACCCCGACCCTGCCGCCCGGCGACGCCCCGATCTATGAGCGGTTGCTGGACGTCCTGCGCGCCGACATCACCGCCGGTGCCCTGGCGGCCGGAACGCGCCTGCCGCCGCAAAGGGACCTGGCCCACCGGCTGGGCCTGGGACTGGGCACCGTCACCCGCGCCTATGTCGAGGCCGAGAAGGCGGGGCTGGTTGAGGCCCATGTGGGCCGGGGCAGCTTCGTCCGCGGCGCTGCCACCCGGGCCATGGCGGAACGCGCCGAGAGCGGCCCGATCAACCTGGCCCATAACATCGCGCCGCGTGGACCCGCCCGGGCCAGACTGGCTGAGTCCATGACCCGCCTGCGTCGGCGCTCCGACCTGGCCGATCACCTCGACTATGCCCCCTCCGCCGGCCACGAGGCCCAGAGGCGAAGCGGCGCGGCGTGGCTGGCGCGCAGCGGCGGGGTGGTCGGGGCGGACTGGACCCGACTGGTCTGCACCGCCGGAGCGCAGCAGGGCCTGGCCCTGGCCTTCGGCGCTGTGGCGCGGTGGGGCGACAGCGTCCTTTGCGAAGCCTCGACCTTCTATGGCGTCAAGGCCCTGGCCGAACACATGGGCTATGGCCTCCGGGGCCTGGCCATGGATGCAGAGGGCTTGCGCCCGGACGCCCTGGCCGAGGCCGCCGCGACCGGCGGCTTCAAGGTCGTGATGATCCAGCCCACCCTGCAGAACCCGACCGGCCGGATCATGAGCGAGGACCGCCGCAACCAGATCGTCGCCCTGGCCCGGCGGCACGACCTCTGGATCATCGAGGACGACATCTACGCCGTCTATGCGACGGACGCGCCACCGCCCTTTGCGGTCCTGGCACCGGAGCGGACCTTTCATGTCTCGGGCGTCTCAAAGTCCCTGGCCCCGGGCCTGCGCACAGGCTTTCTGATCGTGCCCCAGGCCGATCTGCAGGACAGGGTCCTGCGCACCGTCCGCGCCCTAACCTATGCGCCGCCCAGCCTTGGTGGCCTGATTGCAAGCCAGTGGATCGAGGATGGCACGGCCGACGCCATCGTCAGCGAAGTCCGCGCAGACATGACCGCCCGACTGGCCCTGGCGCGGGAGATCCTGGGGCCAGCCGTCGAGGCCCCGATGTCAGACAGCGCGCCGCATGTCTGGTTGCCGATGTCGGATCTGGAGGCTGAACGGCTGGCAGGCCGGGCCCTGCGCCGGGGCGTCGAGGTCACCCCGCCGGCCGCGCCGGTCGTCGCTGCAGGACTGACCACCGGGGTACGGCTGTGCCTGGGGGCTGCAGCCGACCTGGAGACCCTCGAACAGGGCCTGCGGATCGTCTCGGCGGCCGTGACGGACGTCGATGAGCGACTGCGGGCGGTGATCTGA
- a CDS encoding LysE family translocator, with translation MTHDLLLAFVLFAFATAGTPGPNNMMLLASGANFGFRRTILHILGISAGLGLMVVAMGWGLSGVFRAYPVLHEILKWVGAAYMLWLAWKIATATGINDRSAGGEPMTFLQAAGFQWLNPKAWAMALGAATTYMPEGGGRLTVLILAGTFMLVGAPCSAAWAGFGQGLRRFLDRPTILRAFNVSMAVLLVASLYPLLGKFQA, from the coding sequence ATGACCCACGACCTGCTGCTTGCCTTTGTCCTGTTCGCCTTCGCCACGGCAGGAACCCCCGGCCCCAACAACATGATGTTGCTGGCCTCGGGGGCGAATTTCGGCTTCCGGCGGACGATCCTGCACATCCTCGGGATCAGTGCAGGGCTGGGGCTGATGGTGGTTGCCATGGGCTGGGGCCTGTCCGGTGTGTTCAGGGCCTATCCGGTCCTGCACGAGATCCTGAAATGGGTCGGGGCCGCCTACATGCTGTGGCTGGCCTGGAAGATCGCCACGGCGACGGGGATCAATGACCGATCGGCTGGTGGCGAGCCGATGACCTTCCTGCAGGCTGCCGGCTTTCAGTGGCTCAATCCCAAGGCCTGGGCCATGGCTCTTGGTGCCGCCACCACCTACATGCCGGAAGGCGGCGGCCGCCTGACGGTGTTGATCCTGGCCGGAACCTTCATGCTGGTCGGCGCGCCGTGCAGCGCCGCCTGGGCCGGTTTCGGCCAGGGGCTCAGGCGATTTCTCGACCGGCCGACCATCCTGCGGGCCTTTAATGTCAGCATGGCCGTATTGCTCGTGGCCTCGCTCTATCCCTTGCTGGGCAAGTTCCAGGCGTGA
- a CDS encoding putative bifunctional diguanylate cyclase/phosphodiesterase: protein MTRLETRLSTPLVALGLLMVGVLVAVLLLIAARVDQSAMLHDQSMVERGLLTKTRDLERSIAPQSVWDDAVENLGNRFNPSWARENVGSYLLAQSSFDLIFVVDSDNRSVFGQKVGGELSPDFFSAHGESFAPVLSAVRDREARIKRVTAPRADGGLVSAPVQTSSYELIDGEAYLVTASLVQSDFGRATLKARRAPIIITALKLDASFLKTMSSRFLLDGIHLHPGAATPKAQDARVSIRSMTGRIVATMDWTPTSPGQALLRKAVVPILLVVGCLAAAVVIFASRSRRIAKGLVASEARAKHMAHHDSLTGLPNRSLFEARLNQALAGLDRRRGAMAVLGIDLDRFKAVNDTHGHNAGDELIRLMADRLAGLCRTNESVARLGGDEFALIVPEIDPAGAAALAERLVKALSEPADLSCGQVFVGGSVGVAMIDAAEAYIGAEEAARRADVAMYRAKEQGRNRYCFFEIEMDAALKARRGLEVDLRRALSDGGVHLVYQPQVDTTGQMTGVEALARWAHPTRGLISPATFVPLAEDCGLIEDLGRLVMRQAFADSRRWPGIKVAVNVSALQMRQEDFPSEVAKLLIETGAHPRSIELEITEGALLGDDETTHLAIGRLRAMGFSLALDDFGTGYSSLSYLRRYPIDKIKIDRSFITPLGEDSEAGALVASIVGLAKALNLSVIAEGVETDQQRSQLRDMGCTDAQGFLFSAAVDPEAVDAIVARGGQVKPQDLTAKT, encoded by the coding sequence ATGACCCGTCTGGAGACCCGCCTATCGACGCCTCTGGTCGCCCTGGGCCTGCTGATGGTTGGTGTTCTGGTCGCCGTACTGCTGCTGATCGCTGCCCGGGTCGACCAGAGCGCCATGCTTCACGACCAGTCGATGGTCGAACGCGGCCTGCTGACCAAGACCCGGGATCTGGAGCGGTCGATTGCCCCCCAATCGGTCTGGGACGATGCGGTGGAGAACCTCGGCAACCGCTTCAACCCGTCGTGGGCACGGGAAAATGTCGGGTCCTATCTGCTTGCCCAGTCCAGTTTCGACCTGATTTTCGTCGTCGACAGCGACAATCGCAGCGTGTTCGGTCAAAAGGTCGGCGGCGAACTGAGCCCGGATTTCTTTTCGGCCCATGGCGAAAGCTTCGCTCCGGTCCTGAGCGCCGTCCGCGATCGGGAAGCCCGGATCAAGCGGGTGACCGCACCGAGAGCCGATGGCGGTCTGGTGTCCGCCCCGGTGCAGACGAGCTCCTACGAACTGATCGACGGCGAGGCCTATCTGGTGACCGCCAGCCTGGTGCAGTCAGACTTTGGCCGCGCCACCCTGAAGGCGCGTCGCGCCCCGATCATCATCACCGCCCTGAAACTGGACGCGTCCTTCCTCAAGACCATGTCGAGCCGCTTCCTGCTGGACGGCATCCATCTTCACCCGGGAGCCGCCACACCCAAGGCCCAGGATGCGCGGGTGTCCATTCGCAGCATGACCGGCAGGATCGTGGCGACAATGGACTGGACACCGACCAGTCCGGGTCAGGCCCTGTTGCGCAAGGCCGTCGTGCCCATCCTGCTGGTGGTCGGCTGTCTGGCGGCCGCCGTCGTGATCTTCGCCTCGCGCAGCCGGCGCATCGCCAAGGGCCTGGTCGCCAGCGAGGCGCGGGCCAAGCACATGGCCCATCACGACAGCCTCACCGGCCTGCCCAATCGGAGCCTGTTTGAAGCGCGCCTGAACCAGGCGCTCGCCGGCCTCGACCGCAGGCGCGGAGCCATGGCGGTGCTCGGAATCGATCTGGACCGCTTCAAGGCCGTCAACGACACCCATGGCCACAATGCCGGCGACGAACTGATCCGGCTGATGGCCGACCGGCTGGCAGGCCTGTGCCGCACCAACGAGAGCGTCGCGCGCCTGGGCGGCGATGAATTTGCGCTGATCGTTCCCGAGATCGATCCCGCCGGAGCGGCGGCCCTGGCCGAACGGCTGGTCAAGGCGCTGAGCGAGCCGGCCGATCTCAGTTGCGGTCAGGTCTTTGTCGGCGGGTCGGTCGGCGTCGCCATGATCGACGCCGCCGAGGCCTATATTGGTGCGGAAGAGGCTGCCCGTCGGGCCGATGTCGCCATGTATCGCGCCAAGGAGCAGGGCCGGAACCGCTACTGCTTCTTCGAAATCGAGATGGATGCGGCCCTCAAGGCCCGCCGAGGTCTCGAGGTTGATCTGAGGCGGGCCCTGAGCGACGGCGGCGTCCACCTGGTCTATCAGCCCCAGGTCGACACCACGGGCCAGATGACCGGCGTCGAGGCCCTGGCCCGCTGGGCTCACCCGACGCGGGGCCTGATCTCGCCGGCTACCTTTGTTCCCCTGGCGGAGGACTGCGGACTGATCGAAGACCTCGGGCGGCTGGTCATGCGCCAGGCGTTCGCCGACAGCCGCCGGTGGCCGGGGATCAAGGTGGCCGTCAACGTCTCGGCCCTGCAGATGCGCCAGGAGGACTTCCCCAGTGAGGTCGCCAAGCTGCTGATCGAAACCGGAGCCCATCCGCGCTCGATCGAACTTGAGATCACCGAAGGCGCGCTGCTGGGCGACGATGAAACCACCCACCTGGCCATCGGACGCCTGCGGGCGATGGGCTTCTCACTGGCCCTCGACGATTTCGGCACCGGCTATTCCAGCCTCAGCTATCTGCGCCGCTATCCCATCGACAAGATCAAGATCGACCGCAGCTTCATCACGCCCCTGGGCGAGGATAGCGAGGCCGGCGCCCTGGTCGCCTCGATCGTCGGCCTGGCCAAGGCCCTCAATCTGTCGGTGATCGCCGAAGGGGTCGAGACCGACCAACAGCGCAGTCAGCTGCGCGACATGGGCTGCACCGATGCGCAGGGCTTCCTGTTCAGCGCGGCGGTCGACCCGGAGGCCGTGGACGCCATCGTCGCCAGAGGCGGGCAGGTCAAGCCGCAAGACCTGACCGCCAAGACCTGA
- a CDS encoding DUF2141 domain-containing protein codes for MQRLAAAALIAAVAFAGTASAGTVNLTLDGVQPRGGRILVTVQSRDQFMKPAQTSGAVLDGSSSGQLKVALPNVPAGDYAISVLHDADQSWGMTMGADGKPAEGWTMNKAGDLRAKPTFDQVKVSLDGDASLTQTMMYPK; via the coding sequence ATGCAACGCCTTGCCGCCGCCGCCCTGATCGCCGCTGTTGCCTTTGCCGGCACGGCCTCGGCCGGAACCGTCAACCTCACCCTGGACGGCGTCCAGCCCCGGGGCGGCAGAATCCTGGTCACGGTCCAGAGCCGCGATCAGTTCATGAAGCCGGCCCAGACCAGCGGTGCGGTGCTGGACGGTTCGTCGAGCGGTCAGCTGAAGGTGGCCCTGCCCAATGTTCCGGCCGGCGACTATGCGATCTCGGTCCTGCACGATGCCGACCAGAGCTGGGGCATGACGATGGGTGCCGATGGCAAGCCTGCCGAAGGCTGGACGATGAACAAGGCCGGCGATCTGCGCGCCAAGCCGACCTTCGATCAGGTCAAAGTGTCGCTGGATGGCGATGCCTCGCTGACCCAGACCATGATGTATCCGAAGTAG
- the prfA gene encoding peptide chain release factor 1: MRLPQARLDQVLDRFREVEARMGAATDGTEIVKLSKEYAELRPVAEAVETLAKLAAERTGLEEMAGDPDMAEMARDEMAALDEKLPVLERDLALMLAPKDKDENASAILEVRAGTGGDEAALFAGDLFRMYQRYAQSQGWRVEVDSISEGEMGGYKEIIASITGDGVFGRLKFESGVHRVQRVPETEAQGRIHTSAATVAVLPEVEDVEIEINEADIRIDTYRSSGAGGQHVNKTDSAVRITHIPTGVVVTSSEKSQHQNRARAMKNLKARLYDMQREALDTARSDARKSQVGSGDRSERIRTYNFPQGRVTDHRINLTLYNLGKVMEGEALDDVIKPLIAEDQAARLATLEDGYN, encoded by the coding sequence TTGCGACTGCCCCAGGCCCGACTCGACCAGGTTCTCGACCGTTTCCGCGAAGTGGAGGCCCGCATGGGCGCCGCTACCGACGGGACCGAGATCGTCAAGCTCTCCAAGGAGTACGCCGAACTGCGTCCGGTGGCCGAGGCCGTTGAGACCCTGGCCAAGCTGGCCGCCGAGCGCACGGGCCTGGAAGAGATGGCCGGCGATCCGGACATGGCCGAGATGGCCCGCGACGAGATGGCTGCTCTGGATGAGAAGCTGCCCGTGCTCGAGCGCGACCTGGCCCTGATGCTCGCCCCCAAGGACAAGGACGAGAACGCCTCGGCGATTCTGGAAGTCCGCGCCGGAACCGGCGGTGACGAAGCGGCGCTGTTCGCCGGCGACCTGTTCCGCATGTACCAGCGCTATGCCCAGAGCCAGGGCTGGCGGGTCGAGGTCGACAGCATCTCGGAAGGCGAGATGGGCGGCTATAAGGAAATCATCGCCTCGATCACCGGCGACGGCGTCTTTGGCCGTCTGAAGTTCGAGAGCGGCGTGCACCGGGTGCAACGCGTTCCGGAAACCGAAGCCCAGGGCCGTATCCACACCTCGGCCGCCACCGTCGCGGTGCTGCCCGAAGTGGAAGATGTCGAGATCGAGATCAACGAGGCCGACATCCGGATCGACACCTACCGTTCGTCGGGGGCCGGCGGCCAGCACGTCAACAAGACAGACTCGGCCGTGCGGATCACCCACATCCCGACCGGCGTGGTGGTCACGTCGTCGGAAAAGAGCCAGCACCAGAACCGCGCCCGGGCGATGAAGAACCTGAAGGCGCGCCTGTACGACATGCAGCGCGAGGCGCTGGACACCGCCCGCTCGGATGCCCGCAAGAGCCAGGTTGGCAGCGGCGACCGTTCGGAGCGCATCCGCACCTACAACTTCCCGCAGGGCCGGGTCACCGATCACCGCATCAACCTGACCCTCTACAATCTGGGCAAGGTGATGGAGGGCGAGGCCCTGGATGATGTGATCAAGCCGCTGATCGCCGAGGACCAGGCCGCGCGTCTTGCCACCCTCGAAGATGGCTACAACTGA
- a CDS encoding pseudouridine synthase — protein MAFTRTYDEEEPQRVNKWLAQAGVCSRREAEALIADGLVSIDGETVEDVGRKILPGQTLVLADRATDKLDSSLTIMIHKPVGIVSSQPDPGQIPAVRLLKRETLWAHEAIIPNFSNRLAPVGRLDMDSRGLLILSEDGVVAKAVIGPQSELEKEYRVAIMGEITEEKLELMRFGLELDGRELRPAHVEVISDQRLRVILQEGRNRQIRRMCELLEWKVVDLFRVRVGSLTLGDMPEGYWRPLTAEERAGLIAG, from the coding sequence ATGGCCTTTACCCGGACCTATGACGAGGAAGAGCCTCAGCGGGTCAACAAATGGCTGGCCCAGGCCGGGGTCTGCTCGCGCCGCGAGGCCGAGGCCCTGATCGCCGATGGCCTGGTCTCCATCGACGGCGAGACCGTCGAGGATGTCGGCCGCAAGATCCTGCCTGGTCAGACCCTGGTCCTGGCCGACCGTGCGACCGACAAGCTGGATTCCAGCCTGACGATCATGATCCACAAGCCGGTCGGCATCGTCTCGTCCCAGCCCGATCCCGGCCAGATCCCAGCCGTACGTCTATTGAAGCGCGAGACGCTCTGGGCGCACGAGGCGATCATTCCGAATTTCAGCAACCGCCTGGCCCCGGTGGGGCGGCTGGACATGGACTCGCGCGGTCTGCTGATCCTGTCGGAGGACGGGGTGGTGGCCAAGGCCGTGATCGGCCCGCAGTCCGAGCTGGAAAAGGAATACCGCGTCGCCATCATGGGCGAGATCACCGAAGAGAAGCTGGAGCTGATGCGCTTTGGCCTCGAACTGGACGGTCGCGAGCTGCGCCCGGCCCATGTGGAGGTGATCTCCGACCAGCGCCTGCGCGTCATCTTGCAGGAGGGCCGCAACCGCCAGATCCGCAGGATGTGCGAGCTGCTGGAGTGGAAGGTCGTCGACCTGTTCCGCGTCCGCGTCGGCTCCCTGACCCTCGGCGACATGCCCGAGGGCTATTGGCGGCCCCTGACCGCCGAAGAGCGGGCGGGCCTGATCGCGGGCTGA
- a CDS encoding M23 family metallopeptidase, producing the protein MNLTVAKTIRPAMRCVIGLATIFAPMVVAAMEHPDAARNRPAPMVRRLLDGIAARPQQPVRQELVWSGTDVDGDGAADFANPTGGMPRGHDEFGEGQFGARRDGGARSHEGVDYVAVAGQGVRAPISGYVTKIGLAYAGSPDLQFVEITNPALGYVARAFYVSPEVKVGEVVRLGEAIGRVESLQRHYPGITDHVHLEVLQPGGERVNAARLIVTKLVARA; encoded by the coding sequence ATGAATTTGACCGTCGCAAAGACCATCAGGCCCGCTATGCGGTGCGTCATCGGGCTGGCGACGATCTTTGCGCCCATGGTGGTCGCGGCCATGGAGCATCCTGACGCGGCCCGAAACAGGCCGGCCCCGATGGTTCGACGGCTGCTAGACGGGATCGCTGCCCGGCCCCAGCAACCCGTGCGGCAGGAACTGGTCTGGAGCGGCACGGATGTTGACGGCGACGGCGCGGCCGACTTCGCCAATCCCACCGGCGGGATGCCGCGCGGGCATGACGAGTTTGGCGAAGGCCAGTTCGGTGCCCGCCGTGACGGCGGTGCGCGCAGCCATGAGGGCGTCGATTACGTCGCCGTCGCCGGCCAGGGCGTCAGGGCCCCCATCTCGGGCTATGTCACCAAGATCGGCCTGGCCTATGCCGGCTCGCCCGACCTGCAGTTCGTCGAGATCACCAATCCGGCCCTCGGCTATGTCGCCCGCGCCTTCTATGTGTCGCCCGAGGTCAAGGTCGGAGAGGTCGTGCGCCTGGGTGAGGCCATCGGCCGCGTCGAGAGCCTGCAGCGGCACTATCCCGGCATTACCGACCACGTGCATCTGGAAGTCCTGCAGCCCGGTGGCGAGCGGGTGAATGCCGCCCGGCTGATCGTGACCAAGCTGGTCGCCAGGGCCTAG